Part of the Tolypothrix sp. PCC 7910 genome, CTCAATATTTAATGGTTCAGCCGCACATTGAACTACATTGAGTTCCATGAGCAATTGTTCCATCGAAAATACTTCGTTTGATTGCGGCAAACCTAAATATTCCTCATGGCACCAATTACCGCTAGTTACTTCACTGGATGCCTCGCTCATTACTGTAATCAAGCAACAATCTACCTGAAAAGCTACTCCGAGTAACTTGGCCAATTCTTGCAGCATTAAAACCGTCGCTGGTGTGGTAGCGACAATTTGATTAATTTGTTGTGACAACTGGTGGGTTGTTTCTTGCGGATGCTGCATCAGCTTGACTGGGTATGATTGTAGTCGATCTACGTCATCTGGGCACTGTGGCGGCGATGATAAACGCTTTTTCATTCCTGGCACGCTCTTGGATAACGACCCCATGTTTTGCACCCAACCTCTTGGCTTAATTCTTCACCCTTAGTTTTTTAGTGCACCCTGACGAATTGCAAATCTTTTGTAAAGACTTTCTCTCACCTGTTATAGCCCTTTTCTATTTCAGATGACCAAGTTTTTGGTATATTAAACGAATTTTTACACAAGTAACGAGAATACCTAGGATATACTAAAATCCCTTTGTTAGAGAAGGTCTAACGGTTTGGGGTTAAGTTAATTTACTAACTTTGAGATAGGATATCCTGTCTGTAACTATACATAAACCGTAATTTCTCTGGAATTGAGGCAAAAAGTCAACCTTGTACTCAGTGGTATTACTGAGTACAATTCGGGGAAAAAATTATATTTTTTTCTCAAACTCATGACTCAGCGAGCTAACCAATTGATTCGGTCTAGCTGTCAGTATAATTACGATTTAGGAAAAGCCTGAGCAATAATTTTGATAGCTTCTGCATAACAGCATTGTGCTGTATCTACGTATTGTTGCTTAACTCCTATGGTCGATAATCCTATATTTAATATGCTGATGATTTCTATCTGTCAAGTGATGTGAAACCCCCTGTGACTCAAGTGTTGTTTATATTGAGTTGCACTCAGATAGCACATATCTAAAAGTCGATGTGACTATTGTAGAGTCTGATTTTTGGCTTTGTAGTTCTCTAATTTATCGCCGCTAATACTGGCTCTGATCACTGGCGAAATCAATAACGAGTGAAAGAGAGCAATCTGTATCAATATAGATGAATTTTTCTATGAAAATTGATAACTATATAATTAATTTAAAATAATTATTTATAGAATGATAGCCTCTGTATCATTTTAGATTCCGCTTCACAATGAATGCAGCCTAGTTGCCCGGATGAGTAACTAGGCTGCATTCCGGTAATAAAAAGCTATCCAGCCAAACTCTCGATACTCAGAGGTACCATATCGCCATTTCTGGTGAATCCTAAAAGCATCGGTTGTTGTGGCTGAATGATTTGACCTGTTAGTACACAACGTTCTTCTTGTTGAGCTGTGGCTGCTATGCTCGCTCGAATATCAGTCTTTGAAAATCGCGGTTTCCACTCACCTGATTTTTGCTGCACATAATTCCAGAGGATATCGCGAATGAGAGCTTGATATCCTTGATTGCCAGCGATATCTTTCAGTTTATCTTTAAGTTCCCGTTCTAAACGGATGCTGGTAACTTCCATATCGGTGGTTGGGGTGCGAGCGATTGTATGCATGACTTTTTCTCCTTCAAGGTATAGACAGGATAGTAATACAAGTGTAGTATGTTTAAAGGAATGTTCAATAGGTGAAATTTTTCTGTGAAATCCATTTTCCCCATCTCTACTTCTTTAGGTGCTACCAACTGCCGAGCCAGTCTGGAATCAGCATCTTTGGGAGTGGAGTATCTTTTTATGGGTAATGGTGGCCAACATCAGCAAATCACAGAGAGTATTTATGATTTTAGAAATATCAGCATTGATGTGCTGAATGCAAAACCACAACCAGGCGTAAGAAGCGGGAGGTACAGGTAGAGCAATACTGTACCAATAAAGACCAGAAGATTTAGAGGTCAATTTCCCACCCCCGCTTCAGCTAAAGAAGAAGCGGGGGTTTTTTAATAAGGAGTAAAGCTGTGACAAGCGTGATGCTAGTGTTAGAGCCATCAAGAGTGGTCTTTTCTCCAAATTACTTGCCACGATTTTGGATGAAGAGAGTTAAGTTACAAAACCGCCCATCAGGAGCATTGTTGCGGCGAAGCTATCATAGTTGCCAAGATTACGGTAGGAACAAACCTTTCACACTAAAACGCGTAATTTGGCGATCGCACGGCGGCCATTACAAATGGAATAACCTAGTCATAGCTTGTAAAAAATCTCACCCTTATAAAGGGAATTGCACCCCGAGGATGCATCTGCGTAATCAACCGAAGCCACCAGGCTATCAGGCGATTTCTATTGCCCAAGAGTTCTGGATAAATATGCAAGCCAACCTGGAATAGCAGGAGAGCAGAAGGAATGTTGAAATTAACTTACACTGAAAGGAGTTTTCACTTAGAGTGCCTCAGCTTATCGCTTGAGGAGTGGGTAGCACAACGAGTAGTATTGGCAATGCGAGTTGGTCAATCTCTCCATGTTGAACCCAGCACTGCTTCCTTTTTGCTACCTGCGGATTTACCAGGTTTAGAAATGCTGGAGGCGGCGATCAAACGCCATGATACCGAAATTATGGCTTTATCTCGCTGTGATGCGGAATATATGGAAGTGACACTGCGGGGTTCTTGGTTGTCTGATGGTACACAAGAAGCAGTAGGTGTATTTGTCACCACTATGAGCGATCGCACTGAGTTCTTCTTGCATAAAATTTGGCAAGAAGCCCAAGCTTGTGCGTCGGCTTTGAGTGAGTAGGGGTTGGGGATTGGGGACTGGGGACTGGGGACTGGGGATTGGGGACTGGGGACAAGGGGAAAGGGGACTGGGAACAAGGGGAAAGGGGAAAGGGGAACAAACACCCATTACCCATTACCCCATGCCCAATGCCCAATGCCCCATGCCCATCACCTTTGCATTTCCAATAGTTCGGGAACTGTGACAAATCGGTAGCCTTGCTTTTTGAGTCCGCTAATGATTTCGGGCAAGGCTTCTACTGTTCTTTTGCGATCGCCTCCGCCGTCGTGCATCAATACTATAGATCCGGGTTTGGCATCTCTTAAGACATTTTTGATGAATACTTCATATTTAGCACGCGGATCGGTATCGGCGGAAGTTTGCGACCACATGACTACTGCGGATTTTTGGCTTTTGGCGTAAGCTGCTAGTCCGTTGTTTAACACGCCTCCGGGGGGACGAAACAGACTAGTTTTTACTCCTGTGGTTTTGTAGATGAGTTCATTTGTGCGCTCAATTTCACTTTTGGCTGTGGCTGCATCCATGCGGCGATACCAATGATGCCAAGTATGATTACCAATGGCGTGTCCTTGGGCTACTACTTGTTTCGCAATTTCGGGATTGGCTTGTAAAGCTTGTCCTACCCAAAAGAATGTGGCTTTGACATTATTTTGCTTGAGAATATCCAGCATTTGTAATGTAGTTTTGGGCCAAGGGCCATCATCAATGCTCAAGGCAATAACTTTCTCGTTATTGTTAGGTTGAACATGATACACAGTTTGTCCCTGAAACTTTTCTGGAACGCTAAAAGTGAGGTTTTCTACTTTAGCTGGTGACTGTGATTGTGGTTTATCTTCGCTAGTTGTCTTTTGTTGCGGAACTTGTACAGCGTGAAGTTGACTAGTTAGCTGCTTGGTGTTGGATTGTGGAGAAATACTTGCTGGGGTAAAACTGCAAGCTGTTACTGAAAATGCGATTGCCACTCCACTAATTATCTTTTGTCGCTGGTATTGATTGTGTGTCACATCAGGGGGCCAAAAACTCACACCATCATAAGCGGCAAGTTTTACTTTGTAATGAAGTTGATGAGTTAATAGTGTGTGGAGAAGCTCATTTTTTCTAAAGCAACATCTTCTTCACAGAGATAGGAAAACTCAATTCCCATCAAGTCTAGAATTTTGAGTAATTCTGCTGGTTCTAGCTGCATAACTTCCGCAGCTTTTTTTAAGCTAATTACTTTAGCAGTTAAAGCACCGAGTAAAAAAAGAAAGTTTTTTTTCTGTTCTATATTTTGAAATAACTGAATTTCAGAGGCGATCGCTTGAGTCAGTTCTTGATTCATCGGTAAGTTTGTACTAATTCATTGTGAATCTGATTATTCTACAATTCAACTAGAGCGATCGCCCTGTGAACATAAGTGGGTGAGTAAAATCTGCATTACTTCTTGTAAATTCTCTTGTTCATTAATAATTTTAATTTTCATAGTGTTTATTTAAGTTCGGGAATTACCTGAATCAGTCCAGTATGGAAAGCTTTGTCGTAGGTAATCAGGGGTAAACTTTCCAATTCAGCCTGAGCCATGATCATGCGATCAAAAGGATCTCGATGGGCAATTGGTAGACTTCCTGCTCTAAGTGCATGGGCTGAGGTGATGGCAAGTTCGATAAATTTAGCCTGATTTAATATCTGTGAATATTGCTCAACGAGTTGTTCTGCTTCAGGTAGTTTACCAATGCGGTATTTAGTAGCAATTTCCCAAGCGGAAGCACTGCTAACTAAAATGCGATGATCGGGGTTGCGAATTATGTCTCGGTAAGTGGTGTCGAGTTTTGAGTCGTTAAAGAGCCACCACAAAAAGATATGGGTGTCGATGAGGTAGCTCATTCCCATTGCTGGAGTTCCTCTTCTGGGAGTGGTTCAAAGAAAGCATCACCAAGTTGTCCTCTCAGTAAACCAGGGGTGCGGGGTTGTGTTCGTTCTTGACTTAAACCTAGTCGAAAGTAGTGAATTAGGTCATAAATTTCTGCTAGTTTGTCTTCGGGGATGTCTTGCAGTTCTTGGAGAATCTTCTGGATTAACATAAATCAAATTCTTTGCTAGTTTTTGATGAATCGGGTTTAGGCTTTGTTGATGATGAAGCACCCTATCAAAATTATTCCACCTCAGAATGATCAAACCCAACAACATTTTTCAAGTACCATGAAAAGGATAATACAAAATCGCTCTTAGCATAAGATCATTCCACCTCAGAACAGGAGAATTCGAGCCAAAAGGTAGAGCGATCGCCTTCCGAACACCATCATTCCACCTGCGAACAGGAAACTTCGAGTAAAAAGGTAGAGCGATCGCCTTCCGAACACCATCATTTCACCTCAGAACATGAAACTTAGAGCAAAAAGGTAGAGCGATCGCCCTCAAAACACCATCATTCCACTTTAAAACAGGAAACTTCAAGTAAAAAGGTGGAGCGATCGGCTTCAGAACACCATCATTCCCCTTCAGAACAAGGAACATCGAGCTTGAAACTAAAACGTTGTCACTTGAAACAAGAACATTCTTACTTGAAATGGAAATGTTCTCGTTTGAGACAGGAACATTTTCACTTAGAACATGAAACTTCTAGTTCAGAACACGAAAGTTCAAGATTGAAACGTTAAGTTGAAATTTGGGCGTAGCTTTAGCCTACCTCAGGTATCGCGTATTTAAAATTTATTATTGTGATTCTTGGTCTGAGTTTAAAATATCAAGCAAATACGCTAAATACTCCTCACCGTTATCCGAAAGTAGTTGTTGCTCTAAGTTTGAAAGCTCACGCAGATGCGCTAAACTGTCACGACAAGCAACAGTAGTAGGATGATTCACCCCTAACTGTCGCTCAAAAATATCTAAAGCTTGAATGTACAAAGGTTCGGCTTTACTGAACCTCGCTACAGAACGGTAGACTTCTGCTAGGTTACTGAGGCATGTAGCAAAATTGGGATTTTCTTCTCCCAGTAGTTGTCGGTAGATTTCCAAAGCTTTAATGTACGCGCTTTCTGCTTCGATGTATCTGTCTTGAGATTTGTAAAGTCCTGCTAAGTTACTGAGGCATGTAGCAACATCGGGATGTTCTTCTCCCAGTAGTTTACGCAATATTGCCAAAGCTTTGATATACAAGGGTTCTGCCTCGCTGTATCTGCCTTGAGAACTGTAGAGTAATCCTAGATTGTTGAGGCTAGTGGCGAAATAGGGATGTTCTTCTCCTAGTAGTTGGCGGCAGATTGCCAAAGCTTTGATATATAAGGGTTCTGCTTCGCTGTATCTGCCTTGAGAACTGTAGAGTAATCCTAGATTGTTGAGGCTAGTGGCGAAATAGGGATGTTCTTCTCCTAGTAGTTTACGCCAGAGCGCCACAGCTTCCATCAAAAGGGATTCTGCTTCGTTGTATCTGTCTTGAGAAATGTATAATTTTGCCAGGCTATTGAGGATAGGGGCTACATCGGTATGTTCTCCCCCAATTTGGCGGCAGATTGCCAAAGCTTGCATTAAAAGGGATTCTGCTTCGCTGTATCTGCCTTGGGAGTCATAGAGTAACGCTAGATTGTTGAGGCTAGAGGCGACATCGAGATGTTCTTCTCCTTGGAGTTGGCGAGAAAGTGCCAAAACCTGGAGATACAAGGGTTCTGCTTCGTTATATCTGCCTTGTAAACGGTAGAGTTTTGCTAGATTGCTGAGGCTAGTTAGAACATAGGGATTTTCTTCTCCCAAGCACTCCTTCGTAGCTTCTAGACACTGCTTAGACCAAGGTATAGCTTGGTTATATAAGCCTTGATACTCATAAAAACAAGTTATGCCAATGAATACCGCCATGAAATCTTCGTTACTGAAATACTGAATGAAATAATTCGCTACTTCAGCTAAATGAGGGATCATGGGAGAAACTGCGTTGACTTGCTCAAGTGTTTGCTTTTGAGGAATATCTTTAGCAATCTCTATCATTAACTCGTAAAAACTCTCCTTAAATTCCTCTATTTGATTGAACTCAGCCTGCTTAAGTTGAAAAAATTCTCGAATGAGTTGATGTAGTTGGTAGCCGTCCTTATCTTGCAGGAGATGCAAACTCTCTAACTCAACTCTGCTATCTTCCAACTGTTCAGCATCTTTCCCAGTTTCTACACTTTTTACTAGTGTCCAGGGAATCGGAGCTAAAGCAAATAAACTCAGTAAAATAGCTAACTCCCTAGCATTATGACTTAACTCGTCCCAACTTAATTCAAAAGCAGCAGCAACACCCCATGTAACATTGAGCGTCCAAGTTTTGTCTTTTTCATCCCGTGCTAAAGACTCATGAGCTAACTTTTTTGCTTCTAACCTCCGCAACATTTCTGTTAAAGAGATTTTCCGCTTTTTTACATATCTCCCTACTAAATTCAGTGCCAAAGGCAAATAACCTAAAAGCTGACAAATTGCTTTCGCATCTACTAATTCTTGTGCGACTTTTTCTCTTCCCACCCACTCTTGCAAAAGTTCCAATGCTGCGGACTCACTTAAAACATCTAGAGTGAATGACTGGGGAAAATCTAACTGTAACCTGGTGGTAATTAGGAGTTTAAACCTAGGTGATTGTGGTGGTAAATATGGTTCTACCTTGGCGTAATCAGTTACATCATCCAGCACTACTAACACATTCCCATCGTGCCAGCGTGACCAACAAAAATCAACTTGCTTTTGTACATCCCAATCTTCTGGTGGTTTTAATCCTAACTTGGCTATGGCAAACTGCAATATCTGAAGCCCAATATCTTCATCTCTTGCGCGTAACCAACAGATACCACCAGGGTAATTGTTGAGTAACAGGTGAATTAGCGCATACTGAGTGGCTAACTCTGTTTTCCCAACTCCTGCCATACCTTCAATAGCTGCAACCACTACTTGATTATTGTTTTGCAGCCTTTGATGAAGACTGACTAAAGTCTCATCATGTCCGACAAACTTGACTACGTTAGCACGAGGAATATTTTGCGGAGTTTCCTTCGGCTTAAAAATCTCTGGTTGTTGAATAATGACAAGTAAATTCAAGATTTGGGTAATATCGCCTGTGGTCAAATTACCGCCTACTTGTACATTCCGCAGAATGCTTTGGAGAATTTCTTCTGGGCTGCGATGTTCGCTCATATTTTAAGCCTTAAGATTCACATTACCCAGGTTGAGATCGTCACCAAATTCAGAATCAACTACTGCTTCTTGATTTACTGTGCCTTCTCTTGTGGCTTCCAAGTTGATATCGCCTACTGTTGCTTTACCTTTTACCGTTACACCTTTAACCACGATTTGCTTAACAGTTTCGTTTGCTTGCAACTGCGCCATCAGTGCTTGTAATTGCTTGGCAAAAGCTTCGTCTTCCTCCATTTGCGTTTCCAGTTCATCCTGGAACTTGGCTTGATTCTTCTCTGTAGGATTTTCTTCGGCTCTTTTAAGTATTCCTTCTGTTCCCGTTGCTTGGAATTTCTGCCGAATCGCATTCAGTAGTTGAGCAAGTTGTTGTGAAATCCCTTGTCCTAAAGTTTTTCCGCCTTCCTTCAAAGCTTCTGAGAAAATTAGAGTTGCGATCGCTGCAGCCGTCAATGTTACTGGTTCCATAAGTTACAACAATATTCAGTCCTTATACTGGTACTCCCAAGTATAACAACTCCTCAGCTTATCCCCGCCTGCAGATTTAGAAAACTTGTTTGATGATCAACAATGAAAGAAGAAGCAGATGAGTCAAGAAGGAAGCATTATGCGATCGTCGACCTACTGGGGAACTATATGCATTTAGCTTGCGACAGGCTATTCCCCCTGTAAATATTCCGTTGATGGCAGGTGAAGCCGAGCCAATTCTGAATTTACAATCTTTACTGGATTATGTTTATGAAAAAGGGCGGTATTATTTAGCAATTGATTACACTCAACCACCACAACCGCCACTTTCTGAGGATGATAGACGGTGGATGGAAACTTTATTGGGTAATTTTCAGTAAAAAGATATTCCCGGAGTGATTGTTGACTGTTCACAGTTAACCGTTAACAGTCAACTCCAAGCTATCTTTCGACTTCATCCACTTTTTTGGGAACTCCAGCCGTTAACACCTCATGTCCGGTGCTGGTAACTAACACATCATCTTCAATGCGAATGCCAATCCCCACCCAACGCGGATCAGTTGGGGGTTGCTCTTCTGCAAGTTTGGTATCTGGCACAATATATAATCCTGGTTCTACTGTGAGAACTTGTCCAGGTTGTAAAATCTGCGGGTTTTCGCCATGCTGATATACACCGACATCATGCACATCCAAGCCTAACCAATGGCTAGTACGGTGCATATAGTATGGTTTATATTTTTCTTCTTCAATTAATTTGTCAACTTCACCCTTCAAGATTCCCACTTCTACTAAGCCTTCTGTGAGGACGCGCACGGCTGTATCGTGAACTAAGTTGAAGGGATTACCTGGTTGAACTTGAGCGATCGCTTTTTTCTGTGCTTCTAAAACTATTTCATATAATATCTTTTGTTCTGGGGTAAACTTCCCACCTACCGGAAATGTCCGCGTAATATCTGAGTTGTAATAGCCATAGGCACAACCTGCATCAATTAGCAGTAATTCCCCATCCTGCATTTGACGATCATTTTCGATGTAATGCAAGACGCAAGCGTTAACACCAGAGGCGACAATGGAAGGATAAGCAGGCCCCATTGCACCCTGCAAGCGGAAAATATGTTCTATTTCCGCCTGGATTTCATACTCATAACGTCCAGGTGTGGTAACTTTCAGTGCATGAGTGTGTGCTTCGGTGGCGATCGCAGCTGCTTTTCGCATCAAGTCTAATTCGGCTGCGCTTTTATGCAATCTCATAGCGCTAAGAATTGCGCCTGTATCTTCAATCGCAATTGGCCCTGTGCCGCGTTTGGGATAAGTGCGGAGTAAACTTTGATAATGTTTGAGGACTGTATCATTAAAAGTGCGATCGCGTCCTAAATGATAGTAAATGCGATCGGCTTTTTCTAAATATTGGGGCAATTTATCATCCAGTTCGTGGATGGGGTAAGCTTCATCAGCACCATACAACTCTTTAGCTGCATCAACTCCACAGAGATAACCAGTCCAAACTTCCTTTTCCCGATCCTTGGGTTGAACAAACAATACAAACTGATGTTCTGGGTGATGCGGTGCTAACACAGCTACCGCTTGCGGTTCGTTAAACCCAGTCAGATAGAAGAAATCACTGTCTTGGCGATAAGTGTATTCAACATCGTTGTGCATCACAGCCATTGGCGCACTCCGAAAAATGGCAGTTCCATTGCCAAGTTTTGACATCAATTGCTGACGACGCTGCTGATATTCTGCTTGCATAGCTACTTTATATCTCCAATTATCTTGATATCTTAACCTTTAAACAATACAGATTGCATATATCACACTGATTATAAATAGTTAATATTTTATATTATGTTAGGAAATCTTTTTTCAAGTTTATGGCAGTAAATTATTGTGATTTTTTATGCTTGAGCTTTTTACTATGCTTGTTAAAGCATACATAGTTATTGGTTACTAATATTTGCATGAATTTATGAGTAGGGTATAAGTAGGTCGGCGAAATTAAAGATAACTGGCTGAGGCTGTCATTTGTCCTTAGTCATTGGTAAGGATTTCAAACCTATTTACGTTTCTAAACATAGTTTGGTTTATTCCCACTGGCTTACTTATAAGCTTGCTATTTTATCCTAATTTCAGCAAAATGCTCAGTTGATTACTAGAAAATATTTAGATATTTAGAATTTCAGTATTTCAATTTAAATTTTTAATTTTAGATATTTCTGGTATTTTACAACATTTAGTTTAATGTATAGAATTCCTATTTGCTTTTTGCGTGACTATTGCCTAGTAGCTATGCAAGTAATTTCTCGAAATCAGATATTCTTGCTTTTCAATTGTCTATAAAGCATCACATAAACAAAAATTTTGTCTTAATTGTTTGCAATGAGCTTTTAAAAAACAATTGAATCGATTATGACAAACAAGCAATAAAAATATTTGTAATCGCTGACATTAAGCAAAAATAAATGGTCATAAAAAATTATTTAACTCAGAGCAAATGTTATTTAAGAACAGAAATTCATCACCCAAAGAAGTTACAAGATTTATAACAACCAGTAATAAAAAACATCATGCTTAACAGCAATAATTCTTCAGGATCGTCCTTAGATACATCCAATTTGGCACAACAATCTTTCCTAAAATCATATCAATTAACCACATATCTACAAAATTCAGATCCTTTAAGTACTGGTTCTTTCGTTGGACGTAGCAGCTTACAAGCACAAGATACAACAACACCAACAATACCAACTATCAAGTTGCCACTAGCAGGATCGAATCCTAACCCCAATCCTTACTTAACTAGTGCAGCGATCGCGCCAGATTTCAACGGTGATGGCAAAACTGATAAAGTTTGGGTTGATCAAACAACTGGTGAACTGAAAGTCAGGCTGATGAATGGTTCAACCACTCTGGCTGAAGCTTCTAACAAAGATAATGGTAATGTTAAGGGGACATTGGGCGCAATTCAACTAACCCCAACAACTATTTCCAAAATTGGTGATTTTAACGGTGATGGTAAAACCGACCTTTTGCTGCGTGACCAAGCAACTGGTATTAACCAAATTATGCTAATGAATGGTGTAGATGCACCCACTGTAGTTGCTCTAGATAAAGTCGATCCAGCATGGACTCCCTTAATTGGTGATTTTAATGGCGATCGCAAGACCGATATTTTCTGGCGTAATGCTAAAACTGGTGAAAACGCCATTTGGACAGTTGATGCTACTAATAAAGAAAAACCAATTACAAGTGCAACTGTGATTGACACCGTTGATACTACTTGGACTCCTACTATGGTAGATTTTGACGGTAATGGTAAAACTGACATCTTCTGGCGAAATACAGCAGGACAAAACAGTGCTTGGTTCATGGATGGGACAACAGCCACTAAACAAGCTGTAGACACAGTAGATCCAAACTGGACTTTTAGCGTTGCTGATTTCAATGGCGATTACAAGACAGATTTACTATGGCGCAATAATCAAACCGGTGAGAACGTTATTTGGGAAACTAATTCCGTTTTACCTAATAACGTATTCTTCTCTGGAAAAGCATTGAAAACGCTTGACTTAAACTGGCAATCTAGTATTGGCGATTTCAATGGCGATGGCAAGACTGATATCTTCTGGCACAATAATGCGACCGGTGAAAATACTTCTTGGCTAATGGATAGCACAACAGTTAGTAAAGAAACATTCTTAACCGCCACTCCCACAACCTCGAAAGCATCGTTTGGTGATTTCAATGGTGATGGCAAAACTGATATCTACTGGCGCGATTATGCAGGTGGTGCAGACCAAGTTTGGACTACAAATGGTGATGGCACAACAGTAACAGCAACCCCCATAGCGGATCAAGATAAACTCTCACCAATCAAATTAGGTGCTGATGGTAATCCAATCTTAGGAGCAGATGGTAAGCCTATCTCACAATGGATTACTTTCTAGTAGTTGCTGGCACGCAGCTATTAAACCTTAAAATCATATAATCCAGCATGAAGTGTTTGGCTGTTGATTGTTAAGAGTCAACAGTCAAAACTGAAAAATGTCCAGCAAAGCAGCAAGCTGATTATTTTCTCTAGTCCTGTTGAAGGCTTTTACCTAAGAGTTTCATTCTGAATGCGGAACACAGCAGAGAATCAAGGGAATTCTACCGTTATAGCAATTCGCAATTCGTAATTAAGAAAGCCAGATATGGTCTGAATTTCGGAGTTTGAATGCGTCGCCGAATTGTAGGGAATTGCTATTAATAAATATTGATTAGTAGAATGCGTTACGCTAACGCATCGGCAATAAATCAAGAAGGTGCGTTACACTTTGTTAACGCACCCTACTTGTGTGATTTAAAAATTTACAGAGTCAAAAATTAAAACTTGTAACTCAAGGTTTGAATAACGCTCTTATCTGTTAAATTGCCAGGAGTAATAGTAATAGAATCGCTACTACTACGGCTTATAGTTGTACCTTGCATCAAGTTCATAAATTCATCTAGCCCAGCAATTTCGCACTTAGCAGCATCAGCCGCTTGTGTCCGGTAATGGGTAGGAATTACCAGCTTGGGATTTAAAATTTGTATTGCTTGCTTGGCTTCTTGAGCATTATAAGCTTTGGCACTACCGCCTACAGGCACAAATGCTACATCAGGTCGCCCCATGAGAATTTTTTGTTCAGCGGTAATGGGTGCAGCCGCCCCACCCAAGTGTAAGATATTAATTCCGCCTTGCTTCCAAGCCCAAGCAGTATTCACACCAAACTGCTTACCACCTTTGCGATCGTGATCAGTGGCAATCCCTTGGAATTTAATGCCTTTAAACTCGTAAACTCCTGGTTCATAGATCAGCTTGGGTTTACCTGGGAGTCCATCTAC contains:
- a CDS encoding MBL fold metallo-hydrolase, with the translated sequence MKRRQLMGYAGAGLATAFLTTLSSEFPAGAQSSGLSVQWLGHTCFLLTGGGVKILVNPFRPVGCTAGYRAPKVAADLVMISSQLLDEGAVDGLPGKPKLIYEPGVYEFKGIKFQGIATDHDRKGGKQFGVNTAWAWKQGGINILHLGGAAAPITAEQKILMGRPDVAFVPVGGSAKAYNAQEAKQAIQILNPKLVIPTHYRTQAADAAKCEIAGLDEFMNLMQGTTISRSSSDSITITPGNLTDKSVIQTLSYKF